The window TGCATAGAGAAAGCCGTGGATGAAGAGAAAGAAAAGCTGGTATATCTTCGAGAAAAGCTTATGGACATCGTGGAATTGTTAAAACAACAAAATAAATTGAACCAGCAATTAATCTATCAATCGCTTCAATTTATCACATTCAGTTTAAACTTGCTTCATCCTCAGCCAAAGGATGCAACGTATTCCCATCCTAATCAAAAAATAAAAGATAGGCAAGGGCGCTCTCTTTTCGATTCAAAAGCTTAATGGAAGCAAGGATGAAAGAAACGGAGGAATATTTTATGACTTCCACTTTTCATGGTTTAGAAGTCGCCAAGCGGGGGATGATGGCTCAACAGACAGCTTTATATACAACGAGCCAAAATATCGCCAATGCCAATACCCCGGGCTATTCCCGCCAGCGCGTCAATTTTGTTCAAACAGAGCCTTACCCGGCTGCTTCAATGAACAGACCTCAAATTCCGGGGCAAATGGGGACAGGAGTAGAGGCTGGTTCGATTGAACGCGTTCGCGAACAGTTTTTAGATGTACAATACCGCAACGAAAATAACAAACTGGGGTATTGGGATTCACGATCGACAGCTTTGAGCCGGTTGGAAGACGTGTTTGCCGAGCCAAGCGATACGGATGGTTTGTCTGCTGTGATGAATGAGTTTTGGCAATCTTTGCAAGATTTGAGCGTCAATCCGGAAAACGAAGGAGCACGTTCTGTCGTCCTTCAACGGGCACAAGGAGTTGTCGATACGTTTCATTATTTATCCAACTCCATAAGCGACATTCAAGGAGACTTAGGCAACCAAATCAGCGTCGGCATTAAAGATGTCAATTCGATCTTGAAGCAAATTGCCGAACTGAACCAACAGATCGG of the Bacillus smithii genome contains:
- a CDS encoding flagellar protein FlgN; this translates as MSAAQVITIMEKLCALHEILYELEQEKEKIVKENDVDGLNNLLAKEQKYIAAIQTMEKERKKEVANWLGRENATISDCIEKAVDEEKEKLVYLREKLMDIVELLKQQNKLNQQLIYQSLQFITFSLNLLHPQPKDATYSHPNQKIKDRQGRSLFDSKA